GATTGGGAATTAAACAAGCCTTGTCATTGGTTTTATTTTTGGCTTTGGCTGCCAAAGCCGACGCTCTCAAATCCCAGATAGCATCTTTGAGAGTTAATTTTGGCTGCTGTTTAACTGTTTTAACAGCTTCAATAGCCTCAACGTGGGAAACCCCCGCAACGGCTTTTCGCTCAAAATCAAAAGCTCGTTCAAGATCTTGACGAAAACCAACAAAAATAACCCGTTTTCTTTGCTGAGGAACATTAAAATTAACTGCATCTAGTAATTTAAACCTGACTTCATACCCTGCCTCTTCAAAAGCAGCAATAATATTTTTGAGAGCCTGAGAGTGTTTTTGATGCAGCATTCCTGAAACGTTTTCTGCCAAGAAAAATAAAGGCTGTTTGTCTTGTAAAATCCGAACATATTCTAAGAATAGGCGACCACGATCATCTTTAATTCCTTTTTGTCTACCTGCTTCACTCCAACTTTGGCAAGGTGGCCCGCCTACAATACCAATACAGTCAGGAATTTGTGAAGAAGCAATTTCTCGAATATCTCTGTGGTCTAAATGAGTATTAACGTGGTTTGATTCGTAGGTGTGCCAAATTTCCTTGTCCCATTCATTTGCCCAAATAGTCTTAAATCCCGCTTGAGCAAAACCCAGATCTAAACCGCCACAACCAGCAAAGAGCGACACAATATTCAAACTGCTGTTTAGATTAGCTAATAGTGATTTCATTAATAAAAAAAATAAAGCGATCGCCTGTAGCTATAAATAATAAGTTACTTGTCAAGATCAATCATTCTAGATTTTAGCAAAGTAATAGTTTGGTCAAATATCTTCGTCTATTTGCCATAGGTTTTAATTGGCTCTTTGATAAAACGGATATAAAAGTTTTTAAAGGTCGATCGCAACACACGAGGCAACCCAAAATCAATCGGCATTAAAGCATCAGGCAATTTCCAGTCTGTTACCTGTAAGTCTGCTGGTTTGCAGTAAGGAAACTCGATTTCAGAGAGTTCAGAACAGTATCCCTGTTTAAATTGAGCAGCTAGAGTCGGTACAACTTTTGGGTCAACATTGAGAATATCAATCATGGCGCGATCTAAGGCAAACACGTCGGTTGACGCGCCCAAAACTCCTAATTGCTTTGGTTCACCGCCACTAGGGCCATTACCCTCATGACCAATAATACCGTCAATTATGGTCAAATTAGGCGCGATCGCCTTTGCCGTTTCGACAATCATTTCTCCAAAGCGATCGGCATTTTTACCAGCCTCCATGTGCCACCAAGCCTTCATCTTGCCAGGGACACAGCCAAAGAGATTTTTAACTCCTAGCGTCATCGTTAACTGCACATGAGATTTTACCTTGGGTAAATTAATTACCACGTCTGCATTCATCGCTTCTTTAGACAGACGAAGATGCTGAAAGTTTTCATTTTCGGTGGCGTAACGCTGTCCTTTAAATTCCACAATAGGTAAATCTAATTCTGCACATAAAGGTAAATAACCATTAGCTTTTGCCACACCCATAGCACTTCCAAAGGCAGGACTATCCCCCAGGAAAGGTTTTCCCCCTGCTTCTTTTACCAGTTGGGCAACACAGTAAACAATTTCAGGACGAGTAATACATTCTTTGGTAGGACGACTACCCGTAAGTAAATTAGGCTTTAATAAAACGCGATCGCCTTCTTTAACGATGGCTTCTATTCCTCCCAGGGGTTGGAGTAAATATTCGAGGCGCGATCGCAATTTTTTTAGCTCGTAAGATTCAGCGCGAATTAGACTAACTGTATACATTTTTTTAGTTTATTTTTAAGCAAGTTATGCAAATTCTATCTCTTCTGCTTAAAATTTTAACCATAGAAATTGCAGTAGCTCAAATGTTAGAAACCGATCATTATAATTATTGAAATAACCTTGACGCGATCGCTTAATCGCTTTTTTTTTATACTTATATGCCTTTTAATATTTCGTCGAATGTTAGAAAATTGACAAAAATTAAATTGGAAAACGTTTCATCATCGTGCTAGCATCTCTAGCGTTGTTGGATAAAGTAGAAGAAATATTAGGGATTTGGGGGATTTGAGACAAAACATCGACGGTGCGCCTTAGCATTCTCACAATATCTCCCTCTGCCAAACTAACGCTTTCACAAAGATTATTCCAGTCCATACCCAACGCCCACTGTTCGCATAGCCCCACTAACTCGTACTCCCGCCATACTGGTAAACTAACCTCGTGACGACGTTGAGCCTGAAATAGACGGGTACGTATCTTCTGTAGACTAGAGAAGGCTGATTCGTCTCCTGAAGTTGTAGAACCTCTTTTTTTAACTCCTAATGCTTCTAATACTTCTTTGGGCGGGGGAAAGTCACACCAAACATCGGCGCGAGGAGTTTCGGTAATTAAGGCACAAACGGTAGCTGCTAGGTGATGGGGTTCTAAGTATTCTAGTTCTCCAGAAACAAAGACTAAAGCCAGCCACAGTTCGTTGTCTCCGCGAATGGTGGCAGCAGCTTGTCCTAAAAAGGTAGGATTATATTTATCTAAAGCTTCAAAGTCTTGTAAAACATTGATTAAATTGAGAAATTCTGACCAATAGTAAGACTGATTTGACTTTTGCTTTTGATATTTGATTTGAGTCTTATGAAGTTTCTCTCTTAGCTGTATCCGCTTATTGTGTTTTTTTAATAGGCGATGAGGATTATTTACCTGCTGCACAGGATGGTTATCTATTTCTTGGTGAACGCTATCTAATCTTCGCTGTTGCTCAACTACTTCGGGTGCAGGAGTTGGCGGAATTAAATAGTTGACGATTTGTTTGACGGCGATCGCTGTAGCTTCATCACCATTGCGCCATTTACCTAGTTTAACGTTATCTAAAGGTGGTAAAGATATTTCGCCTATCTCCTCGGTGGGTAAAGCTCCCTCGTTGATTTCGGTAACGTCGGCGTTGGCTGCAATATACCAGCAGTTATCTACTCCCAAGCAGAGTAAATTAGATGCTTTACCTGAACCAGGAATCTTATCTACCAATACCGCAGCTAAAGGTGAACTTAGCCGAATATGCCTGCCCTTAAGACCAATAATTCTGCCTGGTTCAATTTGAGAAACCAAAGGCTTGATTTTACTTTTTTGATCGGCTTCCGCCTGCTGTTGCAGAATTTCTAAGAGTCGTTGTTCTTCTTTGGCACGCTCCTGTAGTTTTTGATAGCTGGCTAACTGTCCAGGAGAAGTAGCTGCTAATGCCACGTCTAACTTGGCTAACTCGGTGGTAATTTCGGCGATCGCACTTTGTTCGGGAGCAAGTCTTTTTTGGGATAAATACTCGGCAAAACTTCTTTCTAGTAGCTCTTTAACTTCAGCTAAACTATATTTTTGGAGCAGATTTAATACCATGCCATAGGAAGGAGTAAACCAGCTTCTCAGAGGTTCAGCGGTGGAAGTTGCCAAAAATGCTGCTTCTTTTGCTCCCTCAAAGGGAGTTTGCATGGTCACTACATGACCTATATCATCTTTACCTCTTCTGCCCGCTCTACCTGCAATCTGCAAAAACTCCGAGGGACTAAGCATACTGTGTCCCCCATCAGTACGTTTTGACAGGGCAGACATTACCGTGGTGCGGGCGGGCATATTTATCCCTGCTGCTAAGGTAGCCGTTGCAAAGACAATCTTAACTAGTCCCTGTTCAAATAATCTTTCGACTAATTCTTTCCAGGCTGGTAACAAGCCTGCATGGTGAGAGGCAATACCCCGCATCAATGGTTCAATCTGTTCGATTCTGGCAATCTGCGAACTTTCACACAAAAACTGCCAAAGCAAATATTTCTGGTTAGGATCGGCGTTAAGATACTGTGCTAACTTGGCTTCTGCCTGTTCGTTATTGGCTAAATAATCTCGCAATAGTTCTGCTAACTCTGGATTAGAATCGGCAAAGTGTTCCAACAATGCCGTCTGTAACTCAGTATTTTCAGCTAGAAAAAAATAGAGCAAAATACTTTCAATTTGCTGCCCTTCTTCAAAAGTCACCAAATCTAATCCATCAAGGGTATCTACAGACTTGTCGCAACCCCGACGACTAAAGATGATATAGATCGCAGGCAGCATATCTTTATTCTGTAGCTGCTGCACCACCTGATAAATTTTCGGGCAGTCTTTAATCTTAAGGCGTTTGGGTTTTTGTCCTTGGCGAGGTGCAGCAGCTTTGAGTTTGGGGCTGATCTCAGTTTCGTTCTGGTTCAGCAGTCGGTGCATTCCACGGCGATCGCAAAAGTAATATCTTAAAGGTACAGGGCGAAAATCTGAATTGATAAGCTCGCACTCGTATTTCTCTTGGTTATCACTATTAGAATTGCGAACTTTGGCAATCCAGTCGGTTAACTCTTGAGGATTACCAATCGTAGCCGAGAGAGCCACTAGCTGTATTTGGGGTGGACAATAAATAATTGACTCTTCCCATACCGTACCGCGATAACGATTACTGATATAGTGACACTCATCTAGTACTACTGCCTCTACATCCTTGAGAGAAGTTCCTAGCTGTCCAATCGGTGTCTCGTAGAGCATATTGCGAAAAATCTCTGTGGTCATCACCACCACAGCAGCATTAGGATTAACAATAGTATCCCCTGTCAATAAACCAATTTTCTGAGAATCTCCTGCCCCAAACTGTTCTTGAAAATCTCGAAATTTTTGGTTAGAAAGAGCCTTAAGAGGAGTAGTATAAAATACTCGCTTACCATGTTTTAAAGCGCGATGAATTGCATATTCACCGATTAAAGTTTTCCCTGAACCTGTGGGGGCGCATATGACTACGGATTTTCCTGCTGCCAATGCGGCGATCGCCTTTTCTTGAAATTCATCAAGTTCAAAAGGGAATAATTCTGACAAATTTAACTCAGACGTAGAGGCGATTAGATTCACAAGCTGTTCTATAGATCGGACTGTCGGTCGTGATGACCAAAATTAATTATCTCTATTGTGGCATTTTTGAATCAAATTAGCTGTTGGTCTTAATTCAAGGACAGTACAAGGTATCTTTAGTGTTTCTGCCTGTAGTTGAATTAGTACCGCTTGCTATTTCACACAGTTCTCTTTCGGTAGTGGGACTAAGTAAAGCGTCGGTAAAATCTGCCCCTGTAATAGTTGCTCCTTTAAACAAGGCATTAGTTAAATATGCCCCTTCTAAATTGGCGTTGGTTAAATTAGCGCGAGTTAAACGAGTCGATTCTAAACTGGCATAACGTAAATCCGTACCTTCCAAATTAGCGTTAGCTAAATTAGCTCCAAAAAAACGCACTCCTGTTGCCTTGGAGAAACTAAAGTCACTATCTCTTAAATTAGTATGATCGAAGCTGGCATTGGTTAAATCTTGATTGGTGAAATCGGCATCGGTTAATACCTGTTTATTGTAATCTGCACTCCAAGCGGGCATTACGAATAAAGATAACGTAGCGATAATAGTCACAATCAGAATCGAAAAACCAGTGACTGTAAATGATCGTAAATGTTTAATCTTGATATCCATTGTTTTAATTTAATATTTGATCCTCAAAGAAAATATTACCAATGAATAATAGACAATTATCGATATAGCAATACTTCTTACCTACAGTAGAGCGATCGCCAATCCGAAATACACCACTATTAATAGCAAGTATTAATATAATAAATTTAATGAATGCTCCTTTATAGCCAGCTATGGTTACTCATCAATCCAAAATACTTCCTTTAGAAAATGGCGATCGCCTCTCCCGTCTTGAATTTGAGCGACGCTATCGAGCAATGCCTGAACTTAAAAAAGCTGAACTAATTGAAGGAAGAGTATACATGGCATCTCCTGTTAGGATTATTCACGGACAACCCCACGCATATATTATGGGATGGTTAGCTGTTTATCATGCAGCTACTCCAGGGACGCAATTTGCCGACAATACTACCGTGAGATTGGATGCAGATAACGAACCTCAACCTGATGCCTTGCTGCGAATTGAA
This DNA window, taken from Pleurocapsa sp. FMAR1, encodes the following:
- a CDS encoding DEAD/DEAH box helicase, with the translated sequence MNLIASTSELNLSELFPFELDEFQEKAIAALAAGKSVVICAPTGSGKTLIGEYAIHRALKHGKRVFYTTPLKALSNQKFRDFQEQFGAGDSQKIGLLTGDTIVNPNAAVVVMTTEIFRNMLYETPIGQLGTSLKDVEAVVLDECHYISNRYRGTVWEESIIYCPPQIQLVALSATIGNPQELTDWIAKVRNSNSDNQEKYECELINSDFRPVPLRYYFCDRRGMHRLLNQNETEISPKLKAAAPRQGQKPKRLKIKDCPKIYQVVQQLQNKDMLPAIYIIFSRRGCDKSVDTLDGLDLVTFEEGQQIESILLYFFLAENTELQTALLEHFADSNPELAELLRDYLANNEQAEAKLAQYLNADPNQKYLLWQFLCESSQIARIEQIEPLMRGIASHHAGLLPAWKELVERLFEQGLVKIVFATATLAAGINMPARTTVMSALSKRTDGGHSMLSPSEFLQIAGRAGRRGKDDIGHVVTMQTPFEGAKEAAFLATSTAEPLRSWFTPSYGMVLNLLQKYSLAEVKELLERSFAEYLSQKRLAPEQSAIAEITTELAKLDVALAATSPGQLASYQKLQERAKEEQRLLEILQQQAEADQKSKIKPLVSQIEPGRIIGLKGRHIRLSSPLAAVLVDKIPGSGKASNLLCLGVDNCWYIAANADVTEINEGALPTEEIGEISLPPLDNVKLGKWRNGDEATAIAVKQIVNYLIPPTPAPEVVEQQRRLDSVHQEIDNHPVQQVNNPHRLLKKHNKRIQLREKLHKTQIKYQKQKSNQSYYWSEFLNLINVLQDFEALDKYNPTFLGQAAATIRGDNELWLALVFVSGELEYLEPHHLAATVCALITETPRADVWCDFPPPKEVLEALGVKKRGSTTSGDESAFSSLQKIRTRLFQAQRRHEVSLPVWREYELVGLCEQWALGMDWNNLCESVSLAEGDIVRMLRRTVDVLSQIPQIPNISSTLSNNARDASTMMKRFPI
- a CDS encoding DUF362 domain-containing protein; its protein translation is MYTVSLIRAESYELKKLRSRLEYLLQPLGGIEAIVKEGDRVLLKPNLLTGSRPTKECITRPEIVYCVAQLVKEAGGKPFLGDSPAFGSAMGVAKANGYLPLCAELDLPIVEFKGQRYATENENFQHLRLSKEAMNADVVINLPKVKSHVQLTMTLGVKNLFGCVPGKMKAWWHMEAGKNADRFGEMIVETAKAIAPNLTIIDGIIGHEGNGPSGGEPKQLGVLGASTDVFALDRAMIDILNVDPKVVPTLAAQFKQGYCSELSEIEFPYCKPADLQVTDWKLPDALMPIDFGLPRVLRSTFKNFYIRFIKEPIKTYGK
- a CDS encoding pentapeptide repeat-containing protein, with product MDIKIKHLRSFTVTGFSILIVTIIATLSLFVMPAWSADYNKQVLTDADFTNQDLTNASFDHTNLRDSDFSFSKATGVRFFGANLANANLEGTDLRYASLESTRLTRANLTNANLEGAYLTNALFKGATITGADFTDALLSPTTERELCEIASGTNSTTGRNTKDTLYCP
- a CDS encoding DNA cytosine methyltransferase; protein product: MKSLLANLNSSLNIVSLFAGCGGLDLGFAQAGFKTIWANEWDKEIWHTYESNHVNTHLDHRDIREIASSQIPDCIGIVGGPPCQSWSEAGRQKGIKDDRGRLFLEYVRILQDKQPLFFLAENVSGMLHQKHSQALKNIIAAFEEAGYEVRFKLLDAVNFNVPQQRKRVIFVGFRQDLERAFDFERKAVAGVSHVEAIEAVKTVKQQPKLTLKDAIWDLRASALAAKAKNKTNDKACLIPNHEYATGGFSSMYMSRNRVRSWQEPSFTIQASCRHAPIHPHASKMINVARDKFIFDPDSPYPYHRLSVRECARIQTFPDDFIFYYQNLNAGYKMIGNAVPVNLSWALATAIKEQLLNPAFKNQQKKEPSQLNLDLNLTLAN